A single window of Cellulomonas sp. WB94 DNA harbors:
- a CDS encoding 2,3-bisphosphoglycerate-dependent phosphoglycerate mutase, which translates to MTSHPGALVVVRHGESTLNAARRFTGRMDVDLSDAGVEQAHAAAALLQGCDVLPDVLVSSPMLRARRTAEVIRTDLGLADAPLELSWRLVERDYGCLTGMAKHHARELLGPEGFMSLRRTLHGTPPPAAPETVEPSDCYTEPATELSTAGAGESLHDVIARVGPWWAGTVPVLRRGGTVLVVAHGNSLRALCALIDDLDEREVQELNLPPGHPLVYDIASDGRASPRGGRYLDPTSAHRAAEQIAGEGGT; encoded by the coding sequence ATGACGAGCCACCCTGGTGCGCTGGTCGTCGTCCGGCACGGAGAGAGCACGTTGAACGCCGCTCGACGGTTCACCGGCCGGATGGACGTGGACCTCTCCGACGCCGGCGTCGAGCAGGCGCACGCCGCTGCTGCGCTGCTGCAGGGCTGCGACGTGCTGCCCGACGTCCTGGTCAGCTCGCCGATGCTCCGCGCGCGGAGGACCGCCGAGGTGATCCGCACGGACCTCGGGCTCGCGGACGCGCCTCTGGAGCTGTCCTGGCGGCTCGTCGAGCGCGACTACGGGTGCCTGACGGGCATGGCCAAGCACCATGCGCGGGAGCTGCTGGGCCCCGAGGGGTTCATGAGCCTGCGTCGGACGCTGCACGGCACCCCGCCGCCCGCCGCGCCCGAGACGGTCGAGCCGTCGGACTGCTACACCGAACCGGCGACGGAGCTCTCGACCGCCGGCGCGGGGGAGTCGCTGCACGACGTGATCGCCCGGGTCGGGCCGTGGTGGGCCGGCACCGTCCCGGTCCTCCGCCGCGGCGGAACGGTCCTCGTCGTCGCGCACGGCAACTCGCTGCGCGCGCTGTGCGCACTGATCGACGACCTCGACGAGCGCGAGGTCCAGGAGCTCAACCTCCCGCCGGGGCACCCCCTGGTGTATGACATCGCGTCCGACGGGCGGGCCTCGCCGCGCGGTGGGCGGTATCTCGACCCGACGAGCGCCCACCGGGCCGCCGAGCAGATCGCCGGCGAAGG
- a CDS encoding SDR family oxidoreductase: MDTSRHQGKVAIVTGAANGIGRATVLRLANEGATVIGCDVNAAALSETEQLLAEAGKTAQLVVADISRQDDVDRVVAAAGPTIDILANVAGIMDHFVPLGDLDDALWERVMGVNVTGVMRLTRAVLPIMETAGHGAIVTVASKASLGAGAAGVAYTTSKHAVIGLVKSVAYFYGTKGIRSNAVLPGGVMTAIGASSNPQVPWAMERAQLSMATIARMADPDEIATVISWLASDEASNVNGAVVSADGGWATA; the protein is encoded by the coding sequence ATGGACACATCTCGTCACCAGGGCAAGGTCGCCATCGTCACCGGGGCGGCGAACGGCATCGGCCGCGCCACCGTCCTGCGGCTTGCGAACGAGGGCGCCACCGTCATCGGCTGCGACGTCAACGCTGCGGCACTCAGCGAGACCGAGCAGCTGCTGGCCGAGGCCGGCAAGACGGCCCAGCTGGTCGTGGCCGACATCAGCCGCCAGGACGACGTCGACCGCGTGGTCGCCGCGGCCGGACCCACGATCGACATCCTGGCGAACGTCGCCGGCATCATGGACCACTTCGTGCCGCTGGGCGACCTCGACGACGCGCTCTGGGAGCGGGTCATGGGGGTGAACGTCACCGGTGTGATGCGACTGACCCGGGCGGTTCTGCCGATCATGGAGACCGCTGGCCATGGCGCGATCGTGACCGTCGCGTCCAAGGCGTCCCTCGGCGCGGGTGCCGCGGGCGTCGCCTACACGACGTCGAAGCACGCCGTCATCGGCCTGGTCAAGAGCGTCGCCTACTTCTACGGCACCAAGGGCATCCGCTCCAACGCGGTCCTGCCCGGCGGAGTGATGACGGCGATCGGCGCCAGCTCGAACCCGCAGGTTCCCTGGGCCATGGAACGGGCTCAGCTGTCGATGGCCACGATCGCTCGCATGGCCGACCCCGACGAGATCGCGACGGTCATCTCGTGGCTCGCGTCCGACGAGGCGTCCAACGTCAACGGCGCGGTCGTCAGCGCCGACGGCGGCTGGGCCACGGCCTGA
- a CDS encoding CrcB family protein, whose translation MTAAHHLNPRLVALVALGGMIGTTGRYLLSLALPNHGGWPVATFVANVVGSFLLGALLEALLRRGGENPRRRAVRLGLGTGVLGGFTTFSSLALELERLLAHDALLTAATYAVASLACGLLACLLGVAVAARLDVRRRARGRGRSDSPASEGAR comes from the coding sequence ATGACGGCTGCCCACCACCTGAACCCCCGGCTCGTCGCGCTCGTCGCGCTCGGCGGCATGATCGGCACGACAGGCCGCTACCTGCTGAGCCTGGCGCTGCCCAACCACGGTGGCTGGCCCGTTGCGACCTTTGTCGCCAACGTGGTCGGCTCGTTCCTGCTCGGCGCGTTGCTCGAGGCGCTCCTGCGGCGTGGCGGCGAGAACCCGCGGCGTCGCGCGGTGCGCCTCGGGCTCGGCACCGGCGTGCTGGGCGGGTTCACGACCTTCAGCAGCCTCGCGCTCGAGCTCGAGCGGCTGCTCGCCCACGACGCTCTGCTCACCGCCGCGACGTATGCGGTGGCGAGCCTGGCGTGCGGGCTCCTCGCGTGCCTGCTCGGCGTCGCGGTGGCGGCGCGTCTCGACGTGCGACGACGGGCGCGGGGCCGCGGCAGGTCCGACAGCCCGGCGTCCGAGGGGGCGCGATGA
- a CDS encoding spermidine synthase, with protein sequence MTVVERVAGCCGELVLLRGGGHHEIVANGVFLMDTRGGTSERLHVTEAADRMPPPGRMLIGGLGVGFSLAAALAHPGVGEVHVVEREAAVLRWNRGPLAAVNGDALRDPRVHTYEADVVAWLADAPEGSLDAICLDVDNGPEWLVTPGNAWLYADDGLRTTTRVLSPGGVLAIWSAAPMPAFVARMAEHFDDVEVTEIPAARGEPDVVVVGRSPLR encoded by the coding sequence ATGACTGTCGTCGAGCGGGTCGCCGGGTGCTGCGGGGAGCTGGTGCTGCTCCGAGGTGGGGGCCACCACGAGATCGTGGCGAACGGCGTCTTCTTGATGGACACCCGTGGCGGCACCTCGGAGCGCCTCCATGTGACTGAGGCGGCGGACCGGATGCCGCCGCCCGGCCGCATGCTGATCGGTGGGCTGGGCGTGGGGTTCTCGCTCGCCGCCGCACTCGCGCATCCGGGTGTCGGGGAGGTGCACGTCGTCGAGCGGGAGGCGGCGGTGCTGCGGTGGAACCGTGGCCCGCTCGCCGCAGTGAACGGCGATGCGCTGCGTGACCCTCGCGTACACACGTACGAGGCCGACGTGGTCGCGTGGCTGGCCGACGCGCCCGAGGGCTCGCTCGATGCGATCTGTCTCGACGTCGACAACGGCCCGGAGTGGCTCGTGACGCCCGGCAATGCGTGGCTGTACGCGGACGACGGCCTGCGCACCACCACGCGGGTGCTGTCTCCGGGCGGGGTGCTGGCGATCTGGAGCGCAGCGCCGATGCCAGCCTTCGTGGCACGGATGGCGGAGCACTTCGACGACGTGGAGGTCACGGAGATCCCGGCTGCCCGGGGCGAGCCGGACGTGGTCGTCGTGGGTCGTTCGCCGCTCCGTTGA
- a CDS encoding CrcB family protein: MTLLLVALLGGLGAATRFVVDGLIRGRWSQVFPLATVLINVSGSALLGLLAGASAYHSLPTTTYLVAAVGFCGGYTTFSTAMVETVRLAQSGAYRSAVVNALGTLLLAVGAAALGVLVMWLLA; encoded by the coding sequence ATGACCCTCCTCCTCGTGGCGCTGCTCGGCGGCCTCGGTGCGGCGACCCGGTTCGTCGTCGACGGGCTGATCCGGGGCCGGTGGAGCCAGGTGTTCCCGCTCGCGACGGTCCTGATCAACGTCTCGGGCTCGGCGCTCCTCGGTCTGCTCGCGGGCGCATCCGCCTACCACTCCCTGCCGACCACTACCTATCTGGTCGCGGCCGTCGGGTTCTGCGGCGGGTACACCACGTTCTCGACCGCAATGGTCGAGACGGTGCGCCTGGCGCAGTCGGGCGCCTACCGCAGCGCGGTCGTCAACGCGCTCGGGACGCTGCTCCTCGCCGTCGGCGCCGCCGCGCTGGGAGTCCTGGTCATGTGGCTGCTCGCATGA
- a CDS encoding VOC family protein has protein sequence MLSEFTPVPTLAVRDLEKARTFYEDVLGLTQVGDAPDGVMYRAGSSQILVYPSAYAGTNKATAVSFDVPGGQFDTEVEALRARGVEFQTFDLPGASWVDGVATSDGMKAVWFADPDGNILNLETSLEATSV, from the coding sequence ATGCTCTCCGAGTTCACACCGGTGCCCACTCTCGCGGTCCGGGACCTCGAGAAGGCACGTACCTTCTATGAGGACGTCCTCGGACTCACGCAGGTCGGTGATGCCCCCGACGGGGTCATGTACCGAGCGGGTTCGAGCCAGATCCTCGTCTACCCCTCGGCCTACGCCGGCACCAACAAGGCGACAGCGGTGTCGTTCGACGTCCCTGGGGGCCAGTTCGACACCGAGGTCGAGGCGCTCCGAGCGCGCGGCGTGGAGTTCCAGACGTTCGATCTCCCCGGCGCGTCCTGGGTGGACGGCGTCGCGACGTCGGACGGGATGAAGGCCGTCTGGTTCGCCGACCCCGACGGGAACATCCTCAACCTCGAGACGTCGCTCGAGGCCACGTCGGTCTGA